A DNA window from Lagenorhynchus albirostris chromosome 5, mLagAlb1.1, whole genome shotgun sequence contains the following coding sequences:
- the CCT8 gene encoding T-complex protein 1 subunit theta isoform X2: MALHVPKAPGFAQMLKEGAKHFSGLEEAVYRNIQACKELAQTTRTAYGPNGMNKMIINHLEKLFVTNDAATVLRELEVQHPAAKMIVMASHMQEQEVGDGTNFVLVFAGALLELAEELLRLGLSVSEVIEGYEIACKKAHEILPDLVCCSAKNLRDVDEVSSLLHTSIMSKQYGNEAFLAKLIAQACVSIFPDSGHFNVDNIRVCKILGSGIHSSSVLHGMVFKKETEGDVTSVKDAKIAVYSCPFDGMITETKGTVLIKTAEELMNFSKGEENLMDTQVRAIAGSGANVVVTGGKVADMALHYANKYNIMLVRLNSKWDLRRLCKTVGATALPRLTPPVLEEMGHCDSVYLSEVGDTQVVVFKHEKEDGAISTIVLRGSTDNLMDDIERAVDDGVNTFKVLTRDKRLVPGGGATEIELAKQITSYGETCPGLEQYAIKKFAEAFEAIPRALAENSGVKANEVISKLYAVHQEGNKNVGLDIEAEVPAVKDMLEAGVLDTYLGKYWAIKLATNAAVTVLRVDQIIMAKPAGGPKPPSGKKDWDDDQND, translated from the exons ATGGCTCTCCACGTCCCCAAGGCCCCGGGCTTTGCCCAGATGCTCAAGGAGGGAGCGAAg CATTTTTCAGGGTTGGAAGAGGCTGTGTACAGGAACATACAGGCTTGCAAGGAGCTTGCCCAGACAACTCGTACAGCATATGGACCAAACG GAATGAACAAAATGATTATCAACCACCTGGAGAAGTTGTTTGTGACAAATGATGCAGCAACTGTTTTAAGAGAGCTAGAA GTACAGCATCCTGCTGCAAAAATGATTGTAATGGCCTCTCACATGCAAGAGCAAGAGGTTGGAGATGGCACAAACTTTGTTCTGGTTTTTGCTGGAGCTCTTCTAGAATTAGCTGAAGAGCTTCTGAGACTCGGCCTGTCAGTTTCAGAG gtcataGAAGGTTATGAAATAGCCTGCAAAAAAGCCCATGAGATTCTTCCTGACTTGGTGTGTTGTTCTGCAAAAAATCTTCGGGATGTTGATGAAGTGTCATCTCTACTTCATACCTCCATAATGAGTAAACAATATGGTAATGAAGCATTTCTGGCCAAACTTATTGCTCAGGCATGTG tatctATTTTTCCTGACTCTGGCCACTTCAATGTTGATAACATCAGAGTTTGTAAGATTCTG GGCTCTGGTATCCATTCCTCTTCAGTATTGCATGGCATGGTTTTTAAGAAGGAAACTGAAGGTGATGTAACATCTGTCAAAGATGCAAAAATAGCAGTGTACTCTTGTCCTTTTGATGGAATGATAACAGAAACTAAG GGAACGGTATTGATAAAGACTGCTGAAGAATTGATGAATTTTAGTAAGGGAGAAGAAAACCTCATGGATACGCAAGTCAGAGCTATTGCTGGTAGTGGTGCAAATGTCGTCGTAACAGGTGGCAAAGTGGCAGACATGGCTCTTCATTATGCAAACAAATACAATATCATGTTGGTGAG gctgaacTCAAAATGGGATCTCAGAAGATTATGTAAAACAGTTGGTGCTACAGCTCTTCCTAGATTG ACTCCTCCTGTCCTTGAAGAAATGGGACATTGTGACAGTGTTTACCTCTCAGAGGTTGGAGATACGCAGGTGGTGGTTTTTAAGCATG AAAAGGAAGATGGTGCCATTTCTACCATAGTGCTTCGAGGCTCTACAGACAATCTGATGGATGATATAGAGAGGGCAGTAGATGATGGTGTTAATACTTTCAAAGTTCTCACAAGG GATAAACGTCTTGTACCTGGAGGTGGAGCAACAGAAATTGAGTTAGCCAAACAGATCACATCATATGGAGAG ACATGTCCTGGACTTGAACAGTATGCCATTAAGAAGTTTGCTGAGGCATTTGAAGCTATTCCCCGGGCACTGGCGGAAAACTCTGGAGTTAAGGCCAATGAAGTAATCTCTAAACTTTATGCAGTACatcaagaaggaaataaaaatgttggATTAGATATTGAG GCTGAAGTTCCTGCTGTAAAGGACATGTTGGAAGCTGGTGTTCTAGATACTTACCTGGGAAAATACTGGGCTATCAAACTGGCTACTAATGCTGCTGTCACTGTACTTAGAGTGGATCAG ATCATCATGGCAAAACCAGCCGGTGGGCCCAAGCCTCCAAGTGGGAAGAAAGACTGGGATGATGACCAAAATGACTGA
- the CCT8 gene encoding T-complex protein 1 subunit theta isoform X1 encodes MALHVPKAPGFAQMLKEGAKHFSGLEEAVYRNIQACKELAQTTRTAYGPNGMNKMIINHLEKLFVTNDAATVLRELEVQHPAAKMIVMASHMQEQEVGDGTNFVLVFAGALLELAEELLRLGLSVSEVIEGYEIACKKAHEILPDLVCCSAKNLRDVDEVSSLLHTSIMSKQYGNEAFLAKLIAQACVSIFPDSGHFNVDNIRVCKILGSGIHSSSVLHGMVFKKETEGDVTSVKDAKIAVYSCPFDGMITETKGTVLIKTAEELMNFSKGEENLMDTQVRAIAGSGANVVVTGGKVADMALHYANKYNIMLVRLNSKWDLRRLCKTVGATALPRLTPPVLEEMGHCDSVYLSEVGDTQVVVFKHEKEDGAISTIVLRGSTDNLMDDIERAVDDGVNTFKVLTRDKRLVPGGGATEIELAKQITSYGETCPGLEQYAIKKFAEAFEAIPRALAENSGVKANEVISKLYAVHQEGNKNVGLDIEAEVPAVKDMLEAGVLDTYLGKYWAIKLATNAAVTVLRVDQIIMAKLAGGPKASKPQGNWDKDGWQDESHI; translated from the exons ATGGCTCTCCACGTCCCCAAGGCCCCGGGCTTTGCCCAGATGCTCAAGGAGGGAGCGAAg CATTTTTCAGGGTTGGAAGAGGCTGTGTACAGGAACATACAGGCTTGCAAGGAGCTTGCCCAGACAACTCGTACAGCATATGGACCAAACG GAATGAACAAAATGATTATCAACCACCTGGAGAAGTTGTTTGTGACAAATGATGCAGCAACTGTTTTAAGAGAGCTAGAA GTACAGCATCCTGCTGCAAAAATGATTGTAATGGCCTCTCACATGCAAGAGCAAGAGGTTGGAGATGGCACAAACTTTGTTCTGGTTTTTGCTGGAGCTCTTCTAGAATTAGCTGAAGAGCTTCTGAGACTCGGCCTGTCAGTTTCAGAG gtcataGAAGGTTATGAAATAGCCTGCAAAAAAGCCCATGAGATTCTTCCTGACTTGGTGTGTTGTTCTGCAAAAAATCTTCGGGATGTTGATGAAGTGTCATCTCTACTTCATACCTCCATAATGAGTAAACAATATGGTAATGAAGCATTTCTGGCCAAACTTATTGCTCAGGCATGTG tatctATTTTTCCTGACTCTGGCCACTTCAATGTTGATAACATCAGAGTTTGTAAGATTCTG GGCTCTGGTATCCATTCCTCTTCAGTATTGCATGGCATGGTTTTTAAGAAGGAAACTGAAGGTGATGTAACATCTGTCAAAGATGCAAAAATAGCAGTGTACTCTTGTCCTTTTGATGGAATGATAACAGAAACTAAG GGAACGGTATTGATAAAGACTGCTGAAGAATTGATGAATTTTAGTAAGGGAGAAGAAAACCTCATGGATACGCAAGTCAGAGCTATTGCTGGTAGTGGTGCAAATGTCGTCGTAACAGGTGGCAAAGTGGCAGACATGGCTCTTCATTATGCAAACAAATACAATATCATGTTGGTGAG gctgaacTCAAAATGGGATCTCAGAAGATTATGTAAAACAGTTGGTGCTACAGCTCTTCCTAGATTG ACTCCTCCTGTCCTTGAAGAAATGGGACATTGTGACAGTGTTTACCTCTCAGAGGTTGGAGATACGCAGGTGGTGGTTTTTAAGCATG AAAAGGAAGATGGTGCCATTTCTACCATAGTGCTTCGAGGCTCTACAGACAATCTGATGGATGATATAGAGAGGGCAGTAGATGATGGTGTTAATACTTTCAAAGTTCTCACAAGG GATAAACGTCTTGTACCTGGAGGTGGAGCAACAGAAATTGAGTTAGCCAAACAGATCACATCATATGGAGAG ACATGTCCTGGACTTGAACAGTATGCCATTAAGAAGTTTGCTGAGGCATTTGAAGCTATTCCCCGGGCACTGGCGGAAAACTCTGGAGTTAAGGCCAATGAAGTAATCTCTAAACTTTATGCAGTACatcaagaaggaaataaaaatgttggATTAGATATTGAG GCTGAAGTTCCTGCTGTAAAGGACATGTTGGAAGCTGGTGTTCTAGATACTTACCTGGGAAAATACTGGGCTATCAAACTGGCTACTAATGCTGCTGTCACTGTACTTAGAGTGGATCAG ATTATAATGGCAAAACTGGCAGGTGGACCTAAAGCTTCTAAACCACAAGGAAATTGGGATAAAGATGGTTGGCAAGACGAATCTCATATATAA